The nucleotide window AGGCCGTCGACACGCTCGCAGCGCACAACGACGAACTGGTGTACAAAGTCTGGGGTGGCGACTGGTGTAAAGACTGCCGGAAGCTCCTGCCGAACCTGGGCGCGGCACTGCAGGCTGCTGGGGTTCCCGACGAACGAATCGAGGAGATCGCCCTCGATCAGGACAAACAAGGCCCCGGTGTCGAGGAGTACGACATCGAGTACATCCCGACGGTCGTCGTCGAAACCGACGACGGCGAGGAAATCGTCCGATTCGTCGAGTCCGAGGACCTGCCGCCGGCCGTCTGGCTCGCCGAGCAACTCGACGACGCGTTGTAACCGGCGCGAAACGGTTTCGACACGGATTTTTCGACGCCGACGTGTCGGCGTTAGAACGGACTTTCGGGTCCGTCGGTCGTCTCGTCGGCCGTCGGTGCGCTCGTATTGTCACCCAGCCACTCGAGTGCGTCTTCGACGTCGTGGGTCGGCGGCGAGCACGTCCGGCCACGACAGACGTACAGCGTCGGCTCGCCGTCACGCGCCTCGCGACCGGCCCAGATCGCCGGCGCATCCGCGAGTCCCAACTGCTCGAGCCACGCCTCGAGACCGTCCTCGGTCGGCGGCCGAAGTGCGAACAGTCGGTCAGGGTGGTACGTCTCGGCGAATCGGTCGCGCCACGCGTCGGGGAGGGCGTCGGCGGCGACGGTGATCTCGAGCGCGCCGGATTCGAGCCGGTCGGCGGCGAGACAGAGCGAGGCGTGCTGGAGCGGATTCGCCTCGATTCGGTTCGCGTGGGTCTCGAGGACGGTTT belongs to Natronorubrum aibiense and includes:
- a CDS encoding TlpA family protein disulfide reductase, which translates into the protein MSLETMQPNPTWDAASYEEAVDTLAAHNDELVYKVWGGDWCKDCRKLLPNLGAALQAAGVPDERIEEIALDQDKQGPGVEEYDIEYIPTVVVETDDGEEIVRFVESEDLPPAVWLAEQLDDAL